Part of the Nostoc sp. ATCC 53789 genome, GATAAATCAGTAAAGTAACCATGAAAACTAATTAATATTATCTTTTAGTATTTTTTTGCTCTAATATCCGGGAGGGCTGAAAATGTACAGTAAAAGATAATTTCGCTTGCTTATTTAATTACACTTAATAGATAAATGAATCATTTTATAATAGCAATTTAACCGAAGAATCTCAAGCTTTAAAAGTCACCAATATAAATATAAAATTGCCCGCGTAGGCGTAGCCATCGTAAACATTGCATTCATTAACCCATAAAGTATATGTAGCAAAAAGACGCAAAGAATTTCTTTGCGTCTTTGGTGTGAGATTTATAAGTAAATATTCTCACCGTTATAATTCTCCATCTACTTAAACTTGCTCCCGCCAGCACCAGCTTAAAAGTGTGCCACCAGCCACCAACTTAACTACTTCCAGTACCCAATAACTACCGTGTAATAAATTCATGGTCGATGGAATAGCTGCTGCTGCTTCAAATAGGTTTAGCTGAACTCCTATGGCGCACATTTGCGGAGTTAAGAAATAAGTGTCAAGCACAGCTATAGTTAGCAGCAGTCCAGATAAAATAATACTGCCAATGCGCCAGTGATATTGGGTTTTACCCAAAGCTAATGCCCCTGTCAGTACTACAGCAGCAGACAATAATTCCATCCGATTGAAGTTCCAAAAAATCGTATAGCCTGCTGTTGTAAAACCAGCTTGGCTCATCATGCCAGAAAGATAAAGGCTAGGCATAATTACCCAGTCTAAAACTAAACTAGCACTGAGCCAAAAGCCCAAAGTCAATATTATAGCGGTTTGCCAAATTGGTCGTTTGAATTCAAGGCTAGAAATAGCAGTCATAAAATAATTGCGTGTGTTGTATTTCTTAGTTTCTAACTTCACCAGCAGTTTGACAAGAAATATCAACTAACCTTTACAAAGTGACTTATCTTAATTGATTCTTAATCCAACCCCAAGATTTTTTAAACTTAATTTAGAAATATTAAGATATTTTAAAAAATAATTTAAATAGATTTTGCTTCTTAATAAATACCCAATTTGTCTTAAGTTTCCAGCGTTGACATCCTCACCGCCGTGTTCGCCCTTGGCGTTCCCGTTCGCGCAGCGTCTCCGTCAGGAGAAGGGTACGCACTCTTAAGAAGGAGTAATGAGTAATAAGTAACAAGTAATGAGTAAATACCCATTTTTCATCCACTTATTACTCATTACTCATTACTTTAAAGCCGTGCTGGATGGTTACTGAGCGTAGCCAAAGTAAACACGGGGTTTTAAACCCATTTTTCTGATAAGCCGGAAACGAGAAAGATGATAATTAGTGGTTAGATTTAGCAAAGTCACTTATTTCTCTTGAAATGTCCAGACACCTTCATCCCAATCTGACTCTGTTGGAGGTGATTGTAACCAATGTTGACAACGTAAAAGATGCAACATAGCAGCTTTGTCCTGGTTATCTGCTGCTAAAACTAGGGCAAATTCAGCCCTAGCACGGTTAAAATCGCGTTTGAGATAATACTCGCGTCCTTTGTGATAATGCTCAATCACTTGCAATTTTTCGCTTTCAATCGGGTTGGAACGTAAACCCAGTAATTCATATATAGCTACTGGCTCATTTCTGCCTTTGACACGAATGTAATCTAGTTCCCTAGCCCAAATATTATCTTGGCAGGGTTTAAAAGTGTTATGGCTAATAATAATGTCGCAACCATATTGTTTGCTGACGCTTTCTAATCGAGAGCCAAGATTAACACCATCACCAATGGCGGTAAATTCCATCCGTTTACTAGAGCCAATATTCCCACTAATTACGGTATCTGAGTTGATACCAATGCCGATTTTAATTCTGGGCTTATCATCTACATAGCGACGTTGATTAAATTCGTGCAGGCGAACGCGCATTTCTAAGGATGTTTGCACTGCCATCCAAGCGTGTTCTTCTAATGCCAGAGGAGAACCAAACACAGCCATAATCGCATCGCCGATGTATTTGTCAAGCGTGCCTTTATGTTTAAAGACTGCCTCCACCATTGATTCAAAATATTCATTGAGCATACTTACCACTTCTTCTGCTTCCAAGTTTTCCGTTAAAGTGGTGTAGCCGCGAATATCAGAAAATAAAATCGAAACTTCTTTGCGATCGCCTCCAAGTTTAGCATCATCTAATTTCAGCAGTTCTTCTGCTAATTCCTGGGTCATGTAGCGGTACATAGTACTTTTGAGCCGCTTCTCATCACTGATATCTTCCATCACCACCAGCGCTCCCCGGACTTGCTCGTTGTCGCTGGCATCGGCAATTGTGTTAATGGATAAATTAATACTGTGCTGCTCTGTACCAGTTGTTAGGAGTGTGCGATCGGGGTAATACTGCTGGCGGCCTTTTAAGTCAACTGCATGTAAAGCATCTTGATACCACTTACTGAAGTCGCCTTCTTTGATACCAATGACATCATTAACTAATTTACCTTCTAAACGTTCATCTACTCCCAGTCCTAGCAAACGTTGAGCGCTTTCATTCGCGGCGATAATTAAGCCAGTTTTATCAGTGGAAACCACTCCATTGGAAAGACTACGCAGAATATCTCGTTGCATTTGTTCTTGTTGCTTGACTGTGGCAAACAACTGGGCATTTTGCAGCGCTACTCCGGCTTGAATATTAAAAGCTTCCATAAATTCTTCATCGTTGCGGTCAAAGCTAGCTTGGAAGCAGTCGGGAGCTTTGGGCCAATCAGCTGGATTATAAGCGGGAAAATCACCAGTTTTCTTTTTATTTACGAGTTGGGTAACGCCAATCAGTTGTTGATCGGCGTTAAATACTGGCATACAAAGTAAGCTACAAGTGCGATAGCCATTTTGCTGATCGAGTTGTTTGGCTGTATCAGAATCAGGATCGTCGTACAAATCAAAGGCAATATTCAGTTTCTTGCCAGAAGCCGCTACTATACCCGCAAAGCCTTTACCTACAGGGACTCGTAATTCTTTAGTTGAACCATCATCCTGAGTGATTTTCGTCCATAATTGATGACGTTCGTGGTCTATTAACCATAGTGTACTGCGATCGGCATTCATCAGTTCCTTGGCTTCATCCATCACCCGCTTCAGGGTGTCTTCTAAGTCGAGACTGCTTTGAGAGAGAGACTTGATGGCCTTCATTAGCGCCGCCACTGCTCTTTGTTTTTGGGTGGCGACATAAAAAGAGCGCGAGGATTCTAAAATTAGGCGAATTGAAGGGGCAAATTCTTGAAATAATTGTTCGTCAGCAGAGAGAAAACCTTTGGTATCAACGCGCTCTGCAAGGGGAGCGGCGTGATTATTGCCAGATTTTAATTTATTCAGTAATTGTACTACTGCAACTAACTGCCCATGTTCATTTAACAGTGGCAAAGCCAACATGGTGTAGGTGCGGTAGCCAGTTCTTTTTTCTTGTTCTTGGGCAAAATGCGATCGCGGATCGTTATAAAAATCAAAGGGAATATTGATAACTTGTTTGAAAGTAGCGACTTCCCCAGCAATTCCTTTATTGGCGGGGATACGAATTTCTAAAGAGCGATCGCCTTCCCCCTCAGCTAAAATCGACCAGAGTTCTTGTTTTTCTTCATCCAATAAAAATATCGTTGTCCGGTCTGCTCCCAGTAATTCCCCGGTTTTCAGGGTAATCGAATGCAACATTTCTTGCAGAAGAGTTTCAAACCCCTGAGAATCCAGCATTGATAGGGTTTGATGGACAATCTGTAATTTTTGCTCGACATCCTGAACGACCTGCTTAAAAGTATCCTGAGTCAGGGGAGCAAGAAACGTAGAAAAATTTCCTTTCCTTGTGGCAAGAGCGCCGACAGGAGCAGAATTTGTTGGTAATTCGAGGTTTTCTTGGTTGTGAACACCAATAATCAAATCGGTGGTTTCCCCATAACTTCCTTGATACACTGACATAACTGATATTTTATATAGCAGGATGAGATTTTAAATTTAAGAATGCGATGAAATTTATGTAAGTTGTGCTAAAAGCAACAATAGCCTTGATATTATCCATAGTTTAATCGCTTGTTTAGCTAGCGTCATCCTGTGAATAAGGGTGGAAGTTGATTACTAACAACCATATTTTGACCAGAACCCCTTCCTACTGACGCATACAGATGATGAATAGAGGGTCAGACCCCTGATTTAAACGATAAAACAATATTATCTGCATCCCATAGTGAGCAGATCCAGACCTATTTTTGAGATGCTACGCGAACAAAGTAGGGCTAGAGCGGCTGGCTACAAACTTTTAATTAATGACCTGATCGCCTTTACCAATTCTTCTGGATCTACAGGTTTGGAAATATGCTGTTGAAATCCAGCAGCGATCGCTTGCTGATAATCCATCTCTCCAGCATAGGCAGTTAAAGCGATCGCGGGAATTGTCCCACCTTTCTCTGGTTTTAGACTCCTGATCTGTCGCATCAGCATATAACCATCCATCTCTGGCATCCCAATATCGCTAATAATCAAATTTGGCTGAGACTGACTCAGTGCAGTTAAAGCTGCAATGGCTGAGGCTACAGCTGTCACCGTTGCACCATATTGTTCCAGCATGAAAGGTAAAAACTCTCGCATATCTGCATCATCATCGACCACAAGGATCTTTAAGCCAGATAAAGGTAAGGATTGATCTGGCAGAAGTGAGGAATTATTTTTTGCATCTTTGATTCCTTTACTTTCATCCTGTAAACATGGAAGTCGGACGGTGAAAGTTGCTCCTTTTTCTTCACCCAGGCTTTCTACTTGCACAGTTCCCCCGTGAAGTTCTACAAGATGCCGGACGATCGCTAATCCTAAACCTAAACCGCCAAATTTTCGAGTTGTGGCCCCATCTGCTTGACGGAAATAATCAAAGACATAAGGTAAGAACTCAGGTGCAATCCCTTTCCCTGTGTCAGTTACGCAGATTTGTACCTGTGAGCCAACCTGCCCTAATTTAATTTTTACCTGTCCTCCACTAGGAGTAAACTTAATGGCATTGGAAAGAATATTCCAAATGACTTGTTGCAATCGATTGCCATCACCTAAAACTTGCCCGACACCAGATTCAAGAATTGTCTGAATCTCGATGGATTTAGCCTGTGCTGATAAACGTACTGTCTCGATCGCAGCTTCAATGACTGATACCAAATTAATGGGGCCGAAGTTGAGGTTAAGTTTACCCTGAAGGATGCGGGAAACATCAAGCAAATCTTCAATTAATTGGGTTTGTAACTTGGCATTGCGCTCAATGGTTTCGAGGGCGCGATCGCTTGTTGCTTGGTCAAGTTTGCGACTCCGCATCAGCTTTGTCCAACCCAGAATGGGGTTAAGCGGGGTTCTCAGTTCATGAGAGAGGACGGCTAAAAATTCATCTTTGATGCGGTTTGCTGATTCTGCGGCGTTTCGCGCCGTTCGTTCGGCTTCGTAAAGGTGGGCGCGAGCGATCGCTTGGGCGCATTGTTGAGCAACAGCCAAGATAAACGCTTGATCTTCTTCACTAAGTTCTTGAAGTTGAATAAATCCTAAAGTGATTCCTCCAACTGCCGAACCCTCTACCATCAATGGAATAGAAATCCAGGCATCAATGTCATATTGGGCGTAAGCTTCAGCTAGATGAGGGTAACGAGCTATTCTGTTTTGTCTCGATTCAGCCCAAGCAGGTTGTCCAGTCCGCACAGCTTCGGCTAAAGGTGAAGGTGAATCAATAGGAAAATGCCGCCAAGCGTCCACTAAATCTTGGTTATAGCCAACCGCCCGCACAATTTCTAGTTCAGTCTTGTTTTCATTCAGCAAGGCGACGAGGGCAGAATTGGCTTTCAAGGCAGCCATACTTTGCTCTACAATGACTTCAGAGACTTGGGCTGGTGTCAGCGATTCTGAAAGTGCAGCTGTGATGGATTGGAGACGGGCAATGCGCTCTAGTGCTTGCTCTGCGGTTTTTTGTGCTTGCTGTGCTTCTTGGTAAAGGCGGGCATTATCGATAGCGATCGCCGCTCGATGGGCAATATCTTCAGCTAGTGACAAGTCAGCCGTACTGTAACGACGTTCTGATTCTGCTGTAAAAAAGGAAATTGCACCAAAAATTCTTTCACGTGCCGTCAAGGGTAACATTATACAGGACTTTAAACCGATTTCACGTATAATCCTTAGATGTTCTGCATCTTGGATGCCTTTTGCTAATAGTGCATCTGAGATTTCAGTTACCATTTCAGGAATTCCTGTACGCAGTACTTTCGGCACGCCTCCCGGTTCATCCAACTTTCTCGGATAATGCTGATGAAGTTGCCAACCGAGTTTAACTTTCTCTGGATCTCGGTGAGCAACTGCTACCCGATTAATTGATTGGTTGTCTTGTAGCAGATCAATGCTGCACCAATCGGCGAAATAAGGCACAACCAGGTTGGCTACACTTGCTAGCGTGCTTTCGTAATTGAGGGAAGAAGCCAGGGTTGCACTGACTTGAGCCAAAAATGCCGCTCGTTGCTGTTCGGCTTCTGCTTCTAAACGGGCGGTTTGCTCTTGAATCAGTTGGATACGTTCGGCTTCAGCTTGTTTGCTATCTGTGATATCAAGCACAACACCACTCATGTGTGTGGCTTTACCTGCTTCGTTGAAAAAGGCTTTTCCCCGGCAGGCTAGGTAGCGGATACTGCCATCATCCCAAATAATTCGATATTCTAAATTATGCTCTACGCCCTCATTAATTGCTCGACTCAACGATTGAGCCAGCAATGGGCTATCATCTGGATGCAGACGAGCTAAAATTGCTTTAGAAGTTGGAAGAAAAGTTTCAGGTGTTAACCCAAATAGTTGATAAATCTGTTCATCCCAGTCAAACAAATCATTGGCGATGTCCCAACACCAAACACCAATTTTGCCGGATTTCAATGCCAGGTTAAGCTGTTCTTGGCTTTTTTCTAGACCTTGATAAAGACGAGCATTTTCTAGAGAAATAGCAATTTGAACTGTCAAAATATCCAGTACGGAAAGTTTTTCCTGTGTAAAGGCGCTGGGGATAAGATTGTTTTCTAAATATAAAATTCCAAGTAATTTTGACTGACGCGCGATCGGTAAACAAAGTACTGATTTGGGTTGTTTTTGGATTACATACTCATCTCCAGAAAACATATTTTGCTCAGTAGCATTTTGCAAAATCACTGTTTCTTGAGTTCGCTGAACATAATTCAGCATTGATTGCGGAATAACTTGTGAAATTTCGCCATCAAATACGGGTCGAGAAACATTGAGTTTTTCAGCCTGGGAATTAACCTTAGCTTCTACTTCTATTACCATATTTTGCTCATTTCCAAGCAACAAATAACCGATTTCGGCCCCTGCTTGCTCGATGACAATCTGCATTAATGTCTTCAACAACCGCGAAAAAACAATTTCACTAGATATGCTTTGAGAGGCTTTAACTACTGATAAAAAGTCTAAATGCTCGCCTGTGGTAATAAATGTTCCGTTAGAAGTAAGTTGTTGTTGTGGCAATAACTGAGGATAGGATTCTTCGAGGTGCTTAACTTTAGCAGATGCCTCCCAGCGCACATAAGCATTTTTCGCTTCTTGCAAGTAGGTTTTGGCAATTAAATCAAACTCTCGCTCCAAGTAAAACTTAGCGCCTAGCTCATTAGCCAGAGCTTCATATTGCACAAATCCCTGATCACGGGCTGAAGCAATTGATTGCTCATACAAGCGCATTGCTTCCAAGTCTCTACCTTGAATTCGAGCTATTTCAGCAGCTACTAATTGAGACTTGTGTAAGAAGTTTTCAGGGCAGTGGTAAGCCCAGTATTGCAATTGTTGCTGATGGGATTCTATAGTTAGCAAAAACTGTTCTTGCTCTAGAAAAGATACGGTGGGATAAAGAGCCGTTAAAGTCAGTGAGTAATATAAAATATAATCTGTTTCAATGGGTAATGCCAGTCTTGCAACTGGAAATTTAGATAATTTTAATGTACAATTTAGTGCATCTGCATACTGCCTATAAGTAAAAAAGATAATTAATTTAATAATGTAATAAAAAATAATTCCACTGACAAAACCTGCATCTGTAATAATAGATAAAGCGCAGGATTCATCAAATTCATCATTACTTAGAGTCAAAGTTTGGTGAGTGAGTCCGCGTAGATTCATCAGCAACATTTGCTGTAGTCTGATTGTCTGATAGACAGCCTCATGTTTAGACTGGCGGGCGAATGCAGTATATTTTTCTAGCGATTTGTATGTTTCTGCAAGTGGAAAACCTAACTGGATAATTTGCCACGATCCTTGATAACCATTGTAGTTTGCCATCGTCACATCACCAGCGTCCACACAACCGATAAATCCCTGCTCTAAAAATGGAATATCGGTAGCAATGTGATTACACCAAACGTTGATATGACTTCCATGAATGTGTAGAACAACTCCTCTAAGTTTCAAGTCGTGAAACTTTTCATTCAATTGAATTGTCATCTTAGAAAATGCGTAGCCTGTAGGAATATCATGGAAGATAGAAACCAATAACATGGCGTACATACTGTAAGCAAAACAGGAATCTTCCGTATTCCCAAACTTGAGGGAATAGTTAACTGCTTTAAGTACGACTAAAGGAAAGAGATGAGGTCTACCAAGATAAGTAGGTGGGCCCAAAGTCGTCAACAAACTAATTACTGTTTTAATATTGAGGTCTTCGATTACTAAAGCATTAATTAAATCAGAGACTTGTCTGTTATCTATATTAGTTGATATCTGGTTTCTTTCAATTGCGATCGCAGCTTGCACTTCCTCATTTGAATCAGGGAATGTCACCTCAAAAAGTTTTAAAGCTTCTAATCCCAATGTCAGCGCCTTTTCATATCTACCCGCAACTTGATAGAGTCTGATTTGCAGTATGTAAATATTAGATTTGTCTACATGAGATTCTGCTTTGAGCAATAATAACTCAAATAATTGTTCCGCTTGTTCTAAATTTCCGGTTAAAAATTCACACTCAGCTAGTTCTCTAAATAAAGTAAATGTTTGTTCATATTGTTCTATCCAGGCATTATCAGCTAAAAGATTCATGGCAACGCTAAAAAGTCTTTTAGCAGGAGTGTAAGCTGTAGATGCTTTTGCTTTCTTAGCAGCGATTAAATTCAATCTTGCCAATTCATCTTTTTCTGTCTGTTCAATAATCAGATTAACCGCGAGATTCAGTTGATTGACTAAATCAAAAATTTGCTCGTTTACTTGTTCCTGATTAAAGTTTTTCAGCAAAAGTCGCCCAATCTTCAGATGAACTACCGACTTTGATTCATCAGCAATTAAGGCGTATGCAGCTTGTTGAACTCGGTCATGATAGAAACGATAGTTTTGATCGACAGTTTCATCTGACTCTATGGGGATAATTAATCCTCTTAAAATTGCTTCAACAAGGGCATTTGCTGTTTCTTGAATAGATTGTTCACCAACGATCGCTAAAACTTCTAGATCAAAGCGATTACCAATACAGGAGGCTAATTTAAGCACTTCTTGAGTTGCGGCTGGTAGCTTTTGCATCCGCCCAATCATCAAGCTGACAATATTATCTGTAATACCTTGGGCTTCAATCTGAGCTAGATCCCATTGCCAAATCCGATATTGGGGGTCAAAAATCAGCAGATTTTCTTGATGCAGTGTTTTCAGAAATTCATTGACAAAGAAAGGATTACCATCAGTTTTTTGGATAATCAATTGAGTAAGAGGTTCTACTCGTTCTGCTGAACTATGCAATGTATCAGCAATCAATTGATTTACATAAACAAGATTTAAGGGAGTAAGAATAATTTCAGTTTTTCTTACTCCCTGCTGGCAAATCTTCTCCATCATTAAACTAAAGGGATGCACAACATCTACTTCATTATCTCGATAGGCTAAAATAAAGCAGAGATAATGGATACTAGACGCAGTAATGACGGTTTGAATTAAATTTAAAGTAGCACTGTCTGCCCACTGCATATCATCTAAAAAAACAGTGAGTGGATGCTCCCTTTGCGAAAACACGCTGATAAAATTCTGAAACACTAAATTAAATCGATTTTGAGATTCAGCAGGTCCCAACTCTGGTATAAGTGGCTGTTCGCCAACGATTAATTCAACTTCTGGAATTACATCAGTGATTAATCTACCATTGTTCCCTAATGCTGCTTGTATTCGCTTTTTCCAATTGGCAAGTTGTTCTTCTGGCTCAGTTAAAATTTGTCTAACAAGTGTTTGAAAAGCTTGAACAATTGTGGAGTAAGGAATATCTCGTTTATACTGATCAAATTTACCAGAGATAAAAACTCCACGTTCTCGCACAATCGGCTTGTGAATCTCTTTAACTAAAGAAGATTTCCCAATTCCAGCATAGCCAGAGACGAGGACAATTTCTGGTTTTCCTTCGCTAACAACTCGCTCAAATGCTTGGAGAAGCTTGGCAAGTTCTTGTTCTCGCCCATATAA contains:
- a CDS encoding adenylate/guanylate cyclase domain-containing protein, coding for MSVYQGSYGETTDLIIGVHNQENLELPTNSAPVGALATRKGNFSTFLAPLTQDTFKQVVQDVEQKLQIVHQTLSMLDSQGFETLLQEMLHSITLKTGELLGADRTTIFLLDEEKQELWSILAEGEGDRSLEIRIPANKGIAGEVATFKQVINIPFDFYNDPRSHFAQEQEKRTGYRTYTMLALPLLNEHGQLVAVVQLLNKLKSGNNHAAPLAERVDTKGFLSADEQLFQEFAPSIRLILESSRSFYVATQKQRAVAALMKAIKSLSQSSLDLEDTLKRVMDEAKELMNADRSTLWLIDHERHQLWTKITQDDGSTKELRVPVGKGFAGIVAASGKKLNIAFDLYDDPDSDTAKQLDQQNGYRTCSLLCMPVFNADQQLIGVTQLVNKKKTGDFPAYNPADWPKAPDCFQASFDRNDEEFMEAFNIQAGVALQNAQLFATVKQQEQMQRDILRSLSNGVVSTDKTGLIIAANESAQRLLGLGVDERLEGKLVNDVIGIKEGDFSKWYQDALHAVDLKGRQQYYPDRTLLTTGTEQHSINLSINTIADASDNEQVRGALVVMEDISDEKRLKSTMYRYMTQELAEELLKLDDAKLGGDRKEVSILFSDIRGYTTLTENLEAEEVVSMLNEYFESMVEAVFKHKGTLDKYIGDAIMAVFGSPLALEEHAWMAVQTSLEMRVRLHEFNQRRYVDDKPRIKIGIGINSDTVISGNIGSSKRMEFTAIGDGVNLGSRLESVSKQYGCDIIISHNTFKPCQDNIWARELDYIRVKGRNEPVAIYELLGLRSNPIESEKLQVIEHYHKGREYYLKRDFNRARAEFALVLAADNQDKAAMLHLLRCQHWLQSPPTESDWDEGVWTFQEK
- a CDS encoding AAA family ATPase, which translates into the protein MMIALPGFKIVTLLKAGVKAVIYRGIKVKDQCPVIIKGLRPEQCTPNNIEQLKHEYAIAQRLNIAAAVKVYALEMHQGIPYLIMEDFEARSLDQLLDQFQEPVSFLKIAIEITSKLAQIHTYNIVHKDIKPQNILVNLETSQVKIADFGIAAFIPYQQQIVSSSSRIEGSLPYLAPEQTGRMNRGIDHRSDLYSLGVTFYEMLTGQLPFQGKDPLEWVHCHIAQSPPSPKKLNYDIPQRLCDIIIKLLSKVAEQRYQSALGLQFDLEQCLKQLETTGEIHSFVLGEQDISERFQIPQKLYGREQELAKLLQAFERVVSEGKPEIVLVSGYAGIGKSSLVKEIHKPIVRERGVFISGKFDQYKRDIPYSTIVQAFQTLVRQILTEPEEQLANWKKRIQAALGNNGRLITDVIPEVELIVGEQPLIPELGPAESQNRFNLVFQNFISVFSQREHPLTVFLDDMQWADSATLNLIQTVITASSIHYLCFILAYRDNEVDVVHPFSLMMEKICQQGVRKTEIILTPLNLVYVNQLIADTLHSSAERVEPLTQLIIQKTDGNPFFVNEFLKTLHQENLLIFDPQYRIWQWDLAQIEAQGITDNIVSLMIGRMQKLPAATQEVLKLASCIGNRFDLEVLAIVGEQSIQETANALVEAILRGLIIPIESDETVDQNYRFYHDRVQQAAYALIADESKSVVHLKIGRLLLKNFNQEQVNEQIFDLVNQLNLAVNLIIEQTEKDELARLNLIAAKKAKASTAYTPAKRLFSVAMNLLADNAWIEQYEQTFTLFRELAECEFLTGNLEQAEQLFELLLLKAESHVDKSNIYILQIRLYQVAGRYEKALTLGLEALKLFEVTFPDSNEEVQAAIAIERNQISTNIDNRQVSDLINALVIEDLNIKTVISLLTTLGPPTYLGRPHLFPLVVLKAVNYSLKFGNTEDSCFAYSMYAMLLVSIFHDIPTGYAFSKMTIQLNEKFHDLKLRGVVLHIHGSHINVWCNHIATDIPFLEQGFIGCVDAGDVTMANYNGYQGSWQIIQLGFPLAETYKSLEKYTAFARQSKHEAVYQTIRLQQMLLMNLRGLTHQTLTLSNDEFDESCALSIITDAGFVSGIIFYYIIKLIIFFTYRQYADALNCTLKLSKFPVARLALPIETDYILYYSLTLTALYPTVSFLEQEQFLLTIESHQQQLQYWAYHCPENFLHKSQLVAAEIARIQGRDLEAMRLYEQSIASARDQGFVQYEALANELGAKFYLEREFDLIAKTYLQEAKNAYVRWEASAKVKHLEESYPQLLPQQQLTSNGTFITTGEHLDFLSVVKASQSISSEIVFSRLLKTLMQIVIEQAGAEIGYLLLGNEQNMVIEVEAKVNSQAEKLNVSRPVFDGEISQVIPQSMLNYVQRTQETVILQNATEQNMFSGDEYVIQKQPKSVLCLPIARQSKLLGILYLENNLIPSAFTQEKLSVLDILTVQIAISLENARLYQGLEKSQEQLNLALKSGKIGVWCWDIANDLFDWDEQIYQLFGLTPETFLPTSKAILARLHPDDSPLLAQSLSRAINEGVEHNLEYRIIWDDGSIRYLACRGKAFFNEAGKATHMSGVVLDITDSKQAEAERIQLIQEQTARLEAEAEQQRAAFLAQVSATLASSLNYESTLASVANLVVPYFADWCSIDLLQDNQSINRVAVAHRDPEKVKLGWQLHQHYPRKLDEPGGVPKVLRTGIPEMVTEISDALLAKGIQDAEHLRIIREIGLKSCIMLPLTARERIFGAISFFTAESERRYSTADLSLAEDIAHRAAIAIDNARLYQEAQQAQKTAEQALERIARLQSITAALSESLTPAQVSEVIVEQSMAALKANSALVALLNENKTELEIVRAVGYNQDLVDAWRHFPIDSPSPLAEAVRTGQPAWAESRQNRIARYPHLAEAYAQYDIDAWISIPLMVEGSAVGGITLGFIQLQELSEEDQAFILAVAQQCAQAIARAHLYEAERTARNAAESANRIKDEFLAVLSHELRTPLNPILGWTKLMRSRKLDQATSDRALETIERNAKLQTQLIEDLLDVSRILQGKLNLNFGPINLVSVIEAAIETVRLSAQAKSIEIQTILESGVGQVLGDGNRLQQVIWNILSNAIKFTPSGGQVKIKLGQVGSQVQICVTDTGKGIAPEFLPYVFDYFRQADGATTRKFGGLGLGLAIVRHLVELHGGTVQVESLGEEKGATFTVRLPCLQDESKGIKDAKNNSSLLPDQSLPLSGLKILVVDDDADMREFLPFMLEQYGATVTAVASAIAALTALSQSQPNLIISDIGMPEMDGYMLMRQIRSLKPEKGGTIPAIALTAYAGEMDYQQAIAAGFQQHISKPVDPEELVKAIRSLIKSL